In Deltaproteobacteria bacterium, the genomic stretch GGCTGGCTATACGGAAATATTTCCAAATGAGTTAGTTTTTTAGAAAGCTTTTTTAACCCCTCAAGAGAATAATTTTTTTCATTTACACTTAAAATAATCCTGACGGTTGATTTTATGATCCTTTAAAAGAGCTTCAAGCTGAAACCCCTCTGGCAAAAGCCCTTCAAAAAATGCTGGAAATGAAGTGAATTGATAATTTCGATGAGATAGTGGTAATGTCAGCGACACTGGAGCTCCCTTATAAGATTCGTCATAATTAAATTCATAACGATTCCTATCGTGCTCAATCAGCTGACCTGCCTTTATACCATTAATAAAAATATGAGCAGTCCTCATTCTGGAGTCTCAAGCTGAATTTTGATGTTGAGCACTCCAAGAACTTTAAGAAAATTATCAAGGTGGACGCTTATGTGGCCATTTTCTAAATTAAAAACAAGAGTCTTTCCAACTCCTGCCAACTCAGCCAATTCAATTTGGCTAATCCCTGCCTTTTTACGAGTGCTTTTTATGATCTCAGGCAAGGATTTACAATCTAGTTTTACTGTCATTACAGTAAAGTATATCATTTTTTACTGCTATTTCAGCAAAAAATGACTTACTTTAAACATTTTTACCGCTATTCCAGTAATTGTACAAAATTCTACTGTAATAGCAGTAAATTATCTAATAAGACACCGATTTTTACCGCAATTGCAGTAAAAGGTATAACCAAACTAGACCTGAATTATAAATTGAAACACAAAAGGAAAACACAACTGCAAGTCTAATCTAAATTCACTGACCATTTGGGTTTGAAGTAGTTGTGATTATCCTGGGTGACCCTTCGTTCTTCGGTGCCCTCAATATTGGAGAAGTAAATTTGATTTTTACCTGTGCGATTGCTGGTGTACACAATGAACCTTCCATCTGGAGAAAAACTGGGGTCCTCATTGTCTGCGGGTTTGCCATTTTTTTTCTTAGCAGACGTAATTCTTTCGATTTTAGTGCCATCGGCATTCATAATAAAAACGTCGAAATTACCCTCTGTTTGCCCTGCGAAAGTGATTTTTTTTCCATCTGGTGACCAGCCTGGAGCCGAATTAAAAACCCCGTCAGAGGTGATTCTTTTCACATTGCTTCCGTCAATATTCATTGTGTAGATCATGGGCTTGCCATGGCGGTCAGAGGAAAAGGCCACTTTTTTTCCGTCGGGACTGACCGCGGGTTCAACATTCATGGCGCTGTTAGGACCATTGGTGATCTTGCCGTCCAAGGTGCCATCATAAGTAATTTTAAAAATATCTGGAGAAAACCCTTGAGAGATCGTTAGATAGATGGATTTCCCATCGGGGCTAAAACTGGCACCAGAGTTAATTCCTTTTCGACTAGAAACAGAAGTTCGGGTGCTATTTGTTAAGTCAAAAAGAAAAAGATCTGCATTTCTGAGTTTGGTACTTCGTCTTTGAACATAGGCTGTGTAAGCCACTTTTTTTCCATCTGGGGACCAGTTTGGCGAGATGGTGATGGAGTTGTGATTTGACAATTTTTCTAGATTTTCCCCGTCCCAGTCCATGAGGTAAACTTCTTTAAACTGTCCACCAGCTCTATCGCTGGTAAAGACCAGTCTAGAGTTAAATGGGCCGGCGGTATCGGTCAAATTTTTTAATACATCATTGGAAAAAGTATGGGCTATTTTTCTAACTGTTGAAAGAGGCCCCTTGTATTTTTTCCCGAAAATGAGTCCTGATTTAGGAACATGATAAAGATAAATTTCGAGTTCAATTTGGTCTGCCGTGACAACATAAGATCCACGGATTAAAAAGTCGGCACCTAGGGAACTCCAACTTGGAAATTTAAATCCATTTGGTTCTGTGGGGAATGGTTTTATGGCTGTTTTTTGAGTGTCTTCAACAAAGGCTGATTGAGAAATAAACTTGAAATATCCAGAGACATCTAAATCATTATTGATGACATTAAAAAGTTCTGCGCCAATGGAAATATTTTTGCTACCTACAGCAGGTGATCCAACATACTGCAAAGGAGGCATTGCCATAAGGCTTTTTTTTGTCTTAGCATCGCCGATCTTGATATAAATTTGATCAGCGAGTGTTCTGAACGAAAAAAGAGTTACTGAAATGAAAAATGTAACAAGAGTCCTTATTAGAAATTTGCAACCTTTACCCATGAATACTCTCCCACCTTGAAATAAATGCATTAAA encodes the following:
- a CDS encoding HipA N-terminal domain-containing protein, which produces MRTAHIFINGIKAGQLIEHDRNRYEFNYDESYKGAPVSLTLPLSHRNYQFTSFPAFFEGLLPEGFQLEALLKDHKINRQDYFKCK
- a CDS encoding helix-turn-helix transcriptional regulator, which produces MTVKLDCKSLPEIIKSTRKKAGISQIELAELAGVGKTLVFNLENGHISVHLDNFLKVLGVLNIKIQLETPE
- a CDS encoding PD40 domain-containing protein; translation: MGKGCKFLIRTLVTFFISVTLFSFRTLADQIYIKIGDAKTKKSLMAMPPLQYVGSPAVGSKNISIGAELFNVINNDLDVSGYFKFISQSAFVEDTQKTAIKPFPTEPNGFKFPSWSSLGADFLIRGSYVVTADQIELEIYLYHVPKSGLIFGKKYKGPLSTVRKIAHTFSNDVLKNLTDTAGPFNSRLVFTSDRAGGQFKEVYLMDWDGENLEKLSNHNSITISPNWSPDGKKVAYTAYVQRRSTKLRNADLFLFDLTNSTRTSVSSRKGINSGASFSPDGKSIYLTISQGFSPDIFKITYDGTLDGKITNGPNSAMNVEPAVSPDGKKVAFSSDRHGKPMIYTMNIDGSNVKRITSDGVFNSAPGWSPDGKKITFAGQTEGNFDVFIMNADGTKIERITSAKKKNGKPADNEDPSFSPDGRFIVYTSNRTGKNQIYFSNIEGTEERRVTQDNHNYFKPKWSVNLD